The following DNA comes from Amycolatopsis albispora.
CTGTCAAGGTGCCCCCGCACCTGGTCAGTCCCCGGGTGTTCGCCTGCCGTGCGGAGGTGCGGGGCGCGTAGCACGGCCGGACGCGGCGGAAAGTGTGATTCTCGCCGTCGAAGCTGCGAGATCGGGCGCGACGGTGTTCACTGTGTTGCGTGCGTGTTTCGCGTTAGAGCGCATTAATGGACACCTCCCGCTGGCGGGCCGAACTGCGCGACCGGACCGGTTTGGGCAATCTGTATCTTAGGCGAGCGGGTCAGCCCGTGTGGCGAATTAACATGCACTTAAGGTTGCCCCCCTCCTCGGCGCCACCCGGGGCGCCCCGGGAGGTCCGCAGTCCCGCGGGCGGGTCACCGCCAGTGCGTGACCGCTACCGTTCGTGATCATCCACTGTGGCGACGCCGCAGCTCGCCCGGCCTGGCCGCCGTCGCCGGTTTTCCTGGGTTTTCCTTGGTGTTCAAGGGGATCCGGGCCCTTCTGTGACGCTGTTACGCCGGTCGCGGCGGATAGTTCCCAACATCTCTGTGGATCGACCTGTGGAGTTCCGCAGTACCTGCGGAGTGACTCATGTGTGACTATAGGTGCACTCGAGCAGTTACCTGAGTCGAGGGACTGGGGCCCGCTCGGTGGGCGCGGAGGACGCCGCGGCGACTCCGCTGCCGAGGCTGCCGGTTAATCGCCACAAGCGATTGATCGGCGACCCGGCAACCGCCCGGGAAGCGGATTTCGGTCCGGAATGCCGGAAGTCCGGCGATCGTGAAAGTTTTTCGAGTTTGGCCGGCCGGAGTCGGGGTGAATGTTCGTGAGGTTCTGCGTTCTCGGGTCGCTGGAGATAGTCGACGACGGGCCGCCGGTGGAACTGAGCGGCGTGAAGCAGCGGGCCGTGCTGGGCTACCTGCTGCTGCACGCGAACAACGTGGTGCCGACCAGCCACGTGGTCAAGGCGCTGTGGGCCGACGGCGTGCCGTCGACCGGCCGCAAGATGGTGCAGAACGCGGTCTCCGGCATCCGCCGCACGCTGGCCTCCCGCCCGCACGCCCCCGGCCGCACCCCGATGCTGCTCACCCACGCCCCCGGTTACCTGCTCCGCGTTGACCCGGATTCGGTGGACCTGCACCACTTCCAGACCCTGGCCGAGCGCGGCCGCGCCGAGCTGGCCGACGGACTGGCCGAACCCGCCGCCCGCACCCTGCGCGAGGCGCTCGGCTTCTGGCGCGGGCCCGCGCTGTCCGACCTGGTGGAAACCGGGATCGCCTGGCCGGAGCTGGCCGCGCTGGAGAAGCTGAAGCTGGTCGCGCTGGAGGACCGGTTCGAGGCGGAGCTGAGCTGCGGGCGCCACCACGAAGTGATCGCCGAACTCGAAGAGGTCGTTGCCGCCGAACCGCTGCGCGAGCGGCTGTGCGGGCAGCTGATGCTCGCGCTCTACCGGTCCGGCAGGCAGGCCGACGCGCTCGACGTCTACCGCCGCACCTACGCGATGCTGGTGGACGGCCTCGGCATCGAGCCCGGCCGTGAACTGCGCGAACTGCAGCGGATGATCCTCAACCAGGACGCCGCGCTCACCGTGCCCGGGGTGCCGGCCGGGCAGATCCGCGTGACCACCGTGAATACCGTGAGTGCCGCCGCCCGGCCGATTCCCGGGCAGCGCCGCGTGTCCCCGGAACCGCCGGTGCGCCGCGAAACCCCGGCCGACCCCACTGGGACCAGTACCGAAACAGTGGCGGCCGCTCCGGTGACCGCCGTGCGGATGCCGCCGCCCGAAACGTCCGATGCCAGGGCCGAACGCAAGAACGTCAGCGCGGTCCTGGTGTCCGCGCACCTCGGCCCCGGCATGGAAGGGGCCGACCCGGAGGACGTCGACGAAGCGATGCGGGGCATCGGCGCGATCCTCGACGGTGAGGTCCGGCGGTTCGACGGCGTGGCCGGCGGCTCGATCGGGCCGATGTACCTGCTGCTGTTCGGCGTCCCGCGCAACCACGAGAACGACGCCGAGCGCGCGGTGCGGGCGGCGCTGGCCATCCGCGACCGGTTCCTGGCCGACGAAATCCCCGAACTGGGCGGCCGCGCGGCCGACGGCATCAGCGTCGGGGTGGCGGTGGCGACCGGCAGCGCGCTGGTGCGCTACGGCGCGGCGGGCTGCGACGTGCCGCCGGTGGTGACCGGCACGGTGATGGACGGCTGCGCGCGGTTGCTGACCACGGTGCCGGACGGCGACATCCTGGTCTGCGACACCACCCGGCGCGCCACCGAGGAAGCCATCACCTACGCGCCGGTGCCGGGCGGCGGGCGCGGCGCACTGGCCGTGGCTCCCGCGCCGCGGTCGATCGCCGCACCGCAGGCCGGTCCCGGCCGCCTGGTCGGCCGCGACCACGAACTCCAGGTGCTGCGCAGCCTGCTCGGCCAGGTTCGCGGCTGGCGGCGCCCGCACCTGGTGACCATGCTGGGTGAGCCGGGGATCGGCAAGAGCAGGCTGCTCACCGAGTTCGGCAGGCAGGCCGCCGAGCGCGGTGAGATCGCCGCCGTGCTGACCGGCAACACCCAGCCCTTCACCGCCGAAGCCCCGTACGCGGCGCTGACCGGAGTACTGCGCGAGCACTGCGGGTTCGCCGCGGGCGACCCGGCCGGGGTGGTGCGGGAGAAGGTCGCCGCCGCCATCGACGGGCTCGCGGTACCCGCCGAAGCGGCCGCGTGGATGCGGGAGAACCTGTGCCGTCTCGCCGGGCTGGGGGAGCGGCCAGCCGATCCGGGGCAGATGCTCGCCGCGTGGTGCCGGTTCCTGGAGGCCGTCGCGGTGGCCGGCCCGGTGCTCGTGGTGCTGGAGGACCTGCACTGGGCCACCGACGAACTGCTGGACTTCGTCGACGCGCTGTCCGACCACGCCGCGCCGGTACCGCTTTTTGTGGTGGCCACCGCGCGCCCGGAACTGCTGCAGCGTCGTCCCGGCTGGGGCGGCGGGCGGCGGCACGCCACCACCACGACGATGGATCCGCTGTCCGACACCGCGATCACCGGCATCCTGCGTGACCTGGTGGCCGGGGACGACACCGACGCCGAGCAGGACCCGATCGTGCAGGACTCGCTCACCGAGTTCTGCCGGGCACTGGCCGCGCGGGTCGGCGGCAACCCGCTGTTCGCCGTGGAGTACGCCCGCGCGCTGGCCGACCGGTTGCGCAGCGGGGACTGGCCCGACTCCGAACGCGGTCAGCTGCCGCTGCCGCAGGCGGTGCACAGCGTGATCGCCGCCCGGCTGGACACGCTGCCCGAAGTGGACAAGGCCGTGTTGCTGGACGCTTCGGTGGTCGGCGAGCCGGTCACGCCGGCGTCGGTGGCCGCGGTCGGCGGACGCGACCAGGCCGAGG
Coding sequences within:
- a CDS encoding BTAD domain-containing putative transcriptional regulator, which encodes MRFCVLGSLEIVDDGPPVELSGVKQRAVLGYLLLHANNVVPTSHVVKALWADGVPSTGRKMVQNAVSGIRRTLASRPHAPGRTPMLLTHAPGYLLRVDPDSVDLHHFQTLAERGRAELADGLAEPAARTLREALGFWRGPALSDLVETGIAWPELAALEKLKLVALEDRFEAELSCGRHHEVIAELEEVVAAEPLRERLCGQLMLALYRSGRQADALDVYRRTYAMLVDGLGIEPGRELRELQRMILNQDAALTVPGVPAGQIRVTTVNTVSAAARPIPGQRRVSPEPPVRRETPADPTGTSTETVAAAPVTAVRMPPPETSDARAERKNVSAVLVSAHLGPGMEGADPEDVDEAMRGIGAILDGEVRRFDGVAGGSIGPMYLLLFGVPRNHENDAERAVRAALAIRDRFLADEIPELGGRAADGISVGVAVATGSALVRYGAAGCDVPPVVTGTVMDGCARLLTTVPDGDILVCDTTRRATEEAITYAPVPGGGRGALAVAPAPRSIAAPQAGPGRLVGRDHELQVLRSLLGQVRGWRRPHLVTMLGEPGIGKSRLLTEFGRQAAERGEIAAVLTGNTQPFTAEAPYAALTGVLREHCGFAAGDPAGVVREKVAAAIDGLAVPAEAAAWMRENLCRLAGLGERPADPGQMLAAWCRFLEAVAVAGPVLVVLEDLHWATDELLDFVDALSDHAAPVPLFVVATARPELLQRRPGWGGGRRHATTTTMDPLSDTAITGILRDLVAGDDTDAEQDPIVQDSLTEFCRALAARVGGNPLFAVEYARALADRLRSGDWPDSERGQLPLPQAVHSVIAARLDTLPEVDKAVLLDASVVGEPVTPASVAAVGGRDQAEVARSLANLERLEFLRRARLAGAGEAAYAFGHSLVRDVAYAQLPRSERADKQRRARERGAAGWESPALADQKCAS